Proteins co-encoded in one Thermomicrobiales bacterium genomic window:
- a CDS encoding 2-isopropylmalate synthase yields the protein MSDRILIFDTTLRDGEQSPGATMTTPEKLEVARQLVRLGVDIIEAGYPAASPGDLEAVQMIGREARGVVVAGLARVHPTDIDAAWEGVRTAENPRIHTFVNASPIQMQYQLRKSADEVLEMAREAVRRCKGYLSDVQFSAMDATRADWEFLVRLFGAAIEEGATTINVPDTVGYTTPEEYTRLIEYLKANTPGIENVVISVHCHDDLGMSTANTLAAIQAGARQVEVTVNGIGERAGNTALEEVVMALRTRRDYFGDYDLRINTREIVPASRTVTRASSIPVQPNKAIVGANAFAHESGIHQDGVIKHPENYEIMTPDSVGWTGNKLVMGKHSGRAGFRQRLKELGYEVDDERLKALYVRFIELTDRKKTVSDADIVAIIEEELQHFGPEPYTLLAWRAHSGSDGDAEAAVIVSVNGIEREATGRGNGQIDALYEAIDQVTGIEAELAQYHIDAVTPGEDAQGSVAVRIRVDGQIFSGHGVATDIVESSVRAYLTALNRAAVAVRAPLKAEGVV from the coding sequence ATGAGCGACAGGATTCTGATCTTCGATACGACCTTACGTGATGGCGAGCAGTCGCCGGGGGCGACGATGACGACGCCGGAGAAGCTGGAGGTCGCGCGACAGCTCGTTCGGCTTGGCGTCGATATCATCGAGGCGGGGTATCCAGCAGCCTCCCCGGGCGATCTGGAGGCGGTCCAGATGATCGGGCGGGAGGCTCGCGGGGTGGTGGTCGCCGGCCTGGCGCGAGTTCACCCGACCGATATCGACGCTGCCTGGGAGGGGGTACGCACGGCAGAGAACCCGCGTATCCACACGTTCGTGAACGCGTCGCCGATCCAGATGCAGTACCAGTTGCGCAAGAGCGCCGACGAGGTGCTGGAGATGGCGCGGGAGGCGGTCCGGCGTTGCAAGGGGTATCTCAGCGACGTGCAGTTCTCGGCGATGGACGCGACGCGGGCTGACTGGGAGTTCCTGGTGCGGCTCTTCGGCGCGGCGATCGAGGAGGGCGCGACGACGATCAACGTGCCCGACACGGTTGGCTACACGACGCCAGAAGAATACACACGGCTCATCGAGTATCTGAAGGCGAACACGCCGGGGATCGAGAACGTGGTGATCTCCGTCCACTGTCACGATGACCTGGGAATGTCGACAGCCAACACGCTGGCGGCGATCCAGGCCGGGGCGCGGCAGGTGGAGGTGACGGTCAACGGGATCGGTGAGCGGGCCGGCAACACGGCGCTGGAGGAGGTCGTAATGGCGTTGCGAACGCGCCGCGACTACTTCGGCGACTACGACCTGCGGATCAACACACGGGAGATCGTGCCGGCCAGCCGGACGGTGACTCGGGCATCAAGCATCCCGGTTCAGCCGAACAAGGCGATCGTCGGGGCAAATGCATTCGCGCATGAGTCGGGGATCCACCAGGACGGGGTGATCAAGCACCCCGAGAACTACGAGATCATGACGCCAGACTCGGTTGGCTGGACCGGCAACAAGCTGGTGATGGGCAAGCACTCGGGCCGGGCCGGGTTCCGGCAGCGGCTGAAGGAGCTGGGTTACGAGGTCGACGACGAGCGGTTGAAGGCGTTGTATGTCCGATTCATCGAGCTGACCGATCGGAAGAAGACAGTCTCCGACGCCGATATCGTCGCGATCATCGAAGAAGAGCTTCAGCACTTTGGCCCGGAGCCGTACACGCTTCTCGCCTGGCGGGCGCACTCCGGGTCCGACGGCGACGCGGAGGCGGCGGTGATTGTCAGCGTCAACGGGATCGAGCGCGAGGCGACGGGCCGCGGGAATGGCCAGATCGACGCGTTGTATGAGGCGATCGACCAGGTGACCGGCATTGAGGCCGAACTGGCGCAGTATCACATCGACGCGGTGACGCCCGGGGAGGACGCGCAGGGTTCGGTGGCAGTGCGAATTCGAGTGGACGGACAGATCTTCAGCGGGCATGGCGTGGCGACCGATATCGTCGAGTCGAGCGTGCGCGCGTATTTGACGGCATTGAACCGAGCAGCGGTGGCAGTACGCGCGCCGCTCAAGGCAGAGGGAGTGGTCTGA
- a CDS encoding 3-isopropylmalate dehydratase small subunit — MRVAGYELTNEGGEMQFQGRVWKFGDDIDTDVIIPARYLLTIDAKELAEHVMEDIDPEFPQKVQIGDIIVGGKNFGCGSSREHAPMAIKGAGVSVVIAESYARIFYRNSINIGLPLVECPEAVADAETGDILEVDTTEGFVVNTRTGQTYSAKPHAPYVQEIVNAGGLMEAVTARVRQRAAEQAKAGA; from the coding sequence GTGCGGGTCGCGGGGTACGAGTTGACGAATGAAGGGGGAGAGATGCAGTTTCAAGGCAGGGTCTGGAAGTTCGGGGACGATATCGATACGGATGTGATTATTCCCGCGCGGTATCTGCTGACGATCGACGCCAAGGAACTGGCAGAGCATGTCATGGAGGATATCGATCCGGAGTTTCCACAGAAGGTTCAGATCGGCGACATCATCGTCGGCGGGAAGAACTTCGGTTGCGGATCGTCGCGCGAGCACGCGCCGATGGCGATCAAGGGCGCCGGGGTGTCGGTGGTGATTGCCGAGAGCTACGCGCGAATCTTTTACCGGAACTCGATCAATATCGGGCTGCCGCTTGTGGAGTGCCCGGAGGCGGTCGCTGACGCTGAGACGGGCGATATTCTCGAGGTGGATACGACCGAGGGATTTGTGGTCAATACCCGGACCGGGCAAACCTATTCGGCCAAGCCGCACGCTCCCTACGTGCAGGAGATCGTCAACGCCGGCGGGCTCATGGAGGCGGTAACGGCGCGGGTGCGCCAACGGGCTGCTGAGCAGGCGAAGGCGGGAGCGTGA
- a CDS encoding 3-isopropylmalate dehydratase large subunit → MTMAQKILAKGAGRATVTPGEIVEVAVDLVMTNDITAPLSIAEFKKTGLERVFDPQKVVFVPDHFVPAKDIKSAEQAKIMREFAHEQGTLYFEIGRAGIEHVVLPENGLTKPGDIIIGADSHTCTYGAFNAFSTGMGSTDIAAAMALGTTWVRVPETIKLVYTGTLPKDIGGKDLILHTIGLIGVDGALNSVMEFTGPVIDALPLDDRIAMCNMAIEAGGDTGIFPFDDKTKAFLDEVTDGNYTSYASDSDATYSRVVEIDVTGLKPVVALPHLPSNVHAADEVGDEPIHQVVIGSCTNGRLSDLRQAAEVLRGRQVHPMVRCIVIPGSQKVAREATREGLDEVFMDAGAVFSTSTCGPCLGGYMGVLAKGERCVSTTNRNFRGRMGHRESQVILTGPLVAAASAVLGHVGTPSMLKDRSS, encoded by the coding sequence ATGACGATGGCCCAGAAGATCCTGGCGAAGGGGGCCGGACGCGCAACGGTGACGCCGGGGGAGATCGTCGAGGTGGCGGTCGACCTCGTGATGACGAACGACATCACCGCGCCACTGTCGATTGCAGAGTTCAAGAAGACGGGTCTGGAGCGGGTCTTCGATCCGCAGAAGGTGGTGTTTGTGCCGGACCACTTCGTGCCGGCGAAGGACATCAAGTCGGCCGAGCAGGCCAAGATCATGCGCGAGTTCGCGCACGAGCAGGGGACACTGTATTTCGAGATCGGGCGAGCCGGGATCGAGCACGTAGTGCTGCCGGAGAACGGTCTCACGAAGCCGGGCGACATCATCATCGGCGCGGATTCGCACACCTGCACCTATGGCGCGTTCAACGCGTTCTCGACTGGGATGGGATCGACCGATATCGCGGCAGCGATGGCGCTGGGAACGACCTGGGTGCGGGTGCCGGAGACGATCAAGCTGGTCTATACGGGGACGCTGCCCAAAGACATCGGTGGCAAGGATCTCATTCTGCACACCATCGGGTTAATCGGGGTCGACGGGGCGCTGAACTCGGTGATGGAATTCACCGGACCGGTGATTGACGCGCTGCCGCTCGACGACCGGATCGCGATGTGCAATATGGCGATCGAGGCCGGCGGCGACACCGGCATCTTCCCATTCGATGACAAGACCAAAGCATTCCTTGACGAGGTGACCGACGGCAACTACACATCGTATGCGTCAGACTCGGATGCGACCTACTCGCGCGTGGTCGAGATCGACGTGACGGGTCTGAAGCCGGTGGTGGCGCTCCCTCACCTGCCGTCGAACGTGCACGCGGCCGACGAGGTCGGGGACGAGCCGATCCACCAGGTGGTCATCGGATCCTGCACGAACGGGCGCTTGTCCGACCTTCGACAGGCGGCCGAGGTCTTGCGGGGACGCCAGGTGCACCCGATGGTTCGCTGCATCGTTATCCCGGGGTCCCAGAAGGTGGCCCGCGAGGCGACGCGGGAGGGACTGGACGAGGTGTTCATGGACGCGGGCGCGGTGTTCAGCACCTCGACCTGCGGCCCTTGCCTGGGCGGGTACATGGGGGTGCTGGCGAAGGGCGAGCGGTGCGTCTCGACGACGAACCGAAATTTCCGCGGGCGAATGGGACATCGTGAATCGCAAGTTATTCTGACCGGTCCGCTTGTCGCGGCGGCGAGCGCGGTGCTGGGCCATGTCGGTACTCCGTCCATGTTGAAAGACCGATCTTCCTGA
- the leuB gene encoding 3-isopropylmalate dehydrogenase, translating to MTETAACKIMLLPGDGVGPEVIEEARKTLVAVGEATGVAFEFVMRHIGGSAIDAHGVPVRDEDISETRGCGGALLGAVGGPTWDRQPRALRPEAGLLKLRYDLGLFANVRPVKVFDALADASPLKAEVVRGVDLVIVRELTGGLYFGKPSEQWTTDTGRQAVDTMAYSEGEIRRLTELGYELAAGRRRKVTSVDKSNVLATSQLWRSVVEEVAAAYPEITTEHQLVDSCAMRLIAQPGSFDVLIMENMFGDILSDEASVLAGSLGMLPSASIGEGGKFGVYEPIHGSAPDIAGKGVANPTGAILSAAMMLRVSFGLEERAVAIEDAISRTLDAGARTADIAQGGETLSTCEYGDEVRRQLAAILAA from the coding sequence GTGACGGAAACGGCCGCCTGCAAGATCATGTTGCTTCCGGGCGATGGGGTCGGCCCGGAGGTTATCGAAGAGGCTCGCAAGACACTCGTTGCTGTCGGCGAGGCGACTGGTGTCGCATTCGAGTTCGTGATGCGGCACATCGGTGGCTCGGCGATCGATGCGCACGGCGTGCCAGTGCGGGATGAGGATATCTCGGAGACGCGTGGTTGCGGCGGGGCGCTGCTGGGAGCAGTCGGCGGCCCGACCTGGGATCGACAGCCGCGCGCTCTGCGGCCTGAAGCCGGACTGCTGAAGCTGCGATACGACCTTGGTCTGTTCGCCAACGTGCGCCCGGTAAAGGTGTTCGACGCGCTCGCGGACGCCTCGCCGCTGAAGGCGGAGGTGGTCCGCGGGGTCGACCTGGTGATCGTTCGTGAGCTGACCGGCGGACTGTACTTCGGCAAGCCATCCGAGCAATGGACGACGGACACTGGCCGGCAGGCAGTCGATACGATGGCGTACAGCGAGGGTGAGATCCGGCGTCTGACTGAGCTTGGATACGAGCTTGCGGCAGGACGACGACGTAAGGTGACGAGCGTCGACAAGTCGAACGTGCTGGCGACGTCACAGCTCTGGCGATCGGTGGTCGAAGAGGTTGCGGCGGCCTACCCAGAGATCACAACGGAACACCAGCTGGTGGATTCCTGCGCGATGCGGTTGATTGCGCAACCGGGATCGTTCGATGTGTTGATTATGGAGAACATGTTTGGCGATATCCTGAGTGACGAGGCCTCCGTGCTGGCCGGCTCACTGGGGATGTTGCCGTCGGCGAGCATCGGCGAAGGCGGGAAGTTCGGGGTGTACGAGCCGATCCACGGTTCCGCTCCGGACATCGCGGGTAAGGGCGTCGCGAACCCGACCGGCGCAATTCTCTCGGCGGCGATGATGTTGAGAGTGTCGTTCGGGCTGGAAGAGCGGGCGGTGGCGATCGAGGATGCCATTAGTCGGACGCTGGACGCGGGCGCCCGGACGGCGGACATTGCTCAGGGTGGCGAGACGCTCTCGACCTGCGAGTACGGCGATGAGGTCCGCCGACAGCTGGCGGCGATTCTGGCGGCGTGA
- a CDS encoding DUF692 family multinuclear iron-containing protein — protein MSVSNRPLLGTTWSPAAAMLADLGALVDLIEAPGWGLDDAIQGWHGPMLLHNLDLDVSLANTDYVSDEWAGRANATIGRAGSPWFSLHLGFSTERVLFDGHMLPRSRLLERDELLARIVASATAAVGRLDVPLLLENLDYCPEGAYEHVCDPGFISEVLEATGCGLLLDIGHLAVSASWLGSEPETMLAALPLKRIGEVHVSSPRPIVGEGNTRRLDDVHEVMTEREVRLLHFVLERSTPGAVVLEYRRDAGELDRQLRLLRQILDRG, from the coding sequence GTGAGCGTCAGTAACCGACCGCTGCTCGGGACAACGTGGTCGCCGGCCGCGGCGATGCTGGCCGATCTTGGCGCGCTGGTCGATCTTATCGAAGCGCCGGGCTGGGGACTGGACGACGCAATCCAGGGCTGGCATGGCCCGATGCTGCTGCACAACCTCGATCTCGACGTGAGCCTGGCAAACACCGACTATGTCAGCGATGAATGGGCCGGCCGGGCAAACGCGACGATCGGGCGGGCCGGCAGCCCGTGGTTCAGCCTGCATCTGGGGTTCTCGACTGAGCGCGTGTTGTTTGACGGCCACATGCTCCCGCGGTCGCGGCTGCTGGAGCGTGATGAGCTTCTCGCTCGAATCGTGGCGTCCGCGACCGCGGCGGTCGGACGCCTGGATGTGCCGCTGCTGCTCGAGAATCTCGACTACTGCCCCGAGGGCGCTTATGAGCACGTCTGCGATCCGGGGTTTATCAGTGAAGTGCTGGAGGCAACGGGCTGCGGGCTGCTGCTGGACATCGGGCATCTGGCTGTGTCGGCGAGCTGGCTGGGGAGCGAGCCTGAGACGATGCTGGCTGCGTTGCCGTTGAAGCGGATCGGCGAGGTGCATGTGAGTAGCCCGCGGCCGATTGTCGGGGAAGGGAATACCCGGCGGCTCGACGATGTTCACGAAGTGATGACGGAACGCGAGGTGCGGCTGCTCCATTTCGTGCTTGAACGAAGCACGCCGGGCGCAGTGGTGCTAGAGTATCGACGCGACGCTGGCGAGCTCGATCGACAGCTTCGGCTGTTGCGACAGATTCTCGACAGGGGATAG